The following are encoded in a window of Syngnathus scovelli strain Florida chromosome 4, RoL_Ssco_1.2, whole genome shotgun sequence genomic DNA:
- the ddias gene encoding DNA damage-induced apoptosis suppressor protein yields the protein MSVRRALVDCTVLSLQDPCVFYPCCKNCFCRMDVEPRNTTRSRCSRCAYNCDRYHLEYRYRLSVLVTRDTSIFGVTVFGSCLNPFFGIPATQFQRVLENSDGPSEASTGSKLLARAVEDCFIGRHLVFGIKVTDSQSCPWLGDHNPGASGSKDMPQFTATQLIFPKVAGLEGHSVLRCYQCLLRKAEEHQRESVDSNKSYGIMTTLPRRIPQDSPASSFNDVTLSRLFSHSLHRSQHHDGILTPTPPWQQSLGLVTSSAEQEEEEKDCCTSDINQSTAKEQCTFFDTPPFSLCSPARNIIDSSLKLLTPAIPPRMNYPLVSECQASRQPEDSLSSRSLVWEDLPFSESLTAFLNEQDKYFDSTKDNNLLNESISACTNTTKEPGRKSQILTDIANTKALNEESEGVYNCSLDLFGLSSVDPCEETVQPPRSQKRVIRATDAHKTPSRDITHWDHSLCLAFIPSSQSTPNVRICPSSSSPHPLSSQRLKNISKRRFKKHRLAIQGGIRNGKPASECDTPRRWSEDDFVIVPPTPAKLKVENDCSQEEMPSRLVVTKQCDAAGFGGIAQLDHTIKEMPANGSLFKDEAYDWSRDLFSDSV from the exons ATGTCTGTTCGACGAGCTCTGGTGGACTGTACCGTGCTGTCGTTACAAGATCCTTGTGTGTTTTATCCGTGCTGCAAGAACTGCTTCTGCAGAATGGATGTGGAGCCACGTAACACGACGAG atccaGATGTTCCAGGTGTGCCTACAATTGTGATAGGTATCATCTGGAGTACAGATATCGTCTTTCAGTGTTGGTGACCAGGGACACAAGTATATTTGGAGTCACTGTGTTTGGCAGCTGTCTGAACCCATTCTTTGGCATCCCCGCAACTCAATTTCAAAG AGTGTTGGAGAACTCAGATGGACCGTCTGAGGCATCAACCGGATCCAAACTGCTTGCCAGGGCTGTCGAGGACTGTTTTATTGGCAGACATCTTGTCTTTGGGATAAAA GTGACAGATTCACAAAGTTGCCCGTGGTTAGGAGATCATAATCCAGGTGCTTCTGGTAGCAAGGACATGCCCCAGTTTACTGCCACTCAGCTGATTTTTCCAAAAGTTGCAGGCTTGGAAGGGCACTCTGTCCTCAGGTGCTATCAGTGCCTCCTTCGGAAAGCAGAAGAACATCAGAGGGAATCTGTTGATTCCAACAAGTCCTACGGGATCATGACCACATTGCCACGACGGATTCCTCAAGATTCTCCTGCCAGCAGCTTCAATGACGTCACTCTATCCCGTCTTTTTTCCCACTCCCTGCATAG GTCACAGCACCACGACGGCATCCTCACTCCCACGCCGCCATGGCAACAATCCCTGGGACTTGTTACTTCATCTGCCgagcaggaggaagaagagaaagACTGCTGCACATCAGATATCAACCAATCAACTGCCAAAGAGCAATGTACTTTTTTTGACACACCGCCGTTTTCTCTCTGCTCACCAGCCAGAAATATTATCGACTCCTCCTTGAAGCTTTTGACCCCCGCTATCCCTCCACGCATGAATTATCCTCTGGTCTCCGAATGTCAGGCCTCCAGGCAGCCGGAAGATTCACTTTCGTCTCGTTCGCTGGTGTGGGAAGATTTGCCTTTTTCTGAGAGTCTGACAGCGTTTTTGAATGAGCAAGATAAATATTTTGACTCAACAAAAGACAACAACCTGCTTAATGAATCTATTTCTGCTTGTACCAATACCACAAAAGAGCCAGGAAGGAAGTCCCAGATTTTAACAGACATCGCTAACACTAAAGCGCTCAACGAAGAAAGTGAAGGTGTCTACAATTGTTCTCTGGACCTCTTTGGTTTAAGCTCAGTAGACCCATGCGAGGAAACCGTGCAGCCGCCAAGAAGTCAAAAGCGCGTCATAAGAGCCACTGATGCTCATAAAACACCTTCTCGAGACATAACACACTGGGATCATTCTTTATGTCTTGCCTTTATTCCATCTTCTCAGTCTACTCCCAATGTTAGAATTTGCCCATCCTCCTCTTCCCCACATCCATTGTCATCCCAGAGACTTAAAAACATCTCAAAAAGACGATTCAAGAAGCATCGTCTCGCAATCCAGGGAGGGATTCGGAACGGAAAGCCGGCAAGTGAATGTGACACGCCTCGGAGATGGTCAGAGGACGACTTTGTTATTGTCCCTCCCACTCCTGCGAAACTCAAGGTGGAAAATGATTGCTCTCAGGAAGAAATGCCATCGCGTTTGGTGGTAACAAAGCAGTGTGATGCAGCAGGTTTTGGTGGAATCGCACAATTGGACCACACAATCAAAGAAATGCCAGCTAATGGTTCCCTGTTTAAAGACGAAGCCTATGATTGGTCCAGAGATCTGTTCTCGGACTCTGTATGA
- the zgc:123258 gene encoding signal peptide peptidase-like 2A isoform X2 yields MHKVAVFVIFSVTLLTSQVNCQEAILHISNGGTQQEFCILYNQSWTPLPESLNAAIPYSLVNMTSTVLCDSSGVSPEVVKGKALVVMRGDCPFSQKALVAQALGATTLLIASNTTLVSPSANGSEYLKVQIPLALMRYRDLMEAQRVFGDGMQARLFAPRSSKIDASIGVMLLISIATVALGGYWSGASESERFSSGEGGGNGESKVDSADLPLYSPLKVFILVGLMCGMLILMYYFYNILVYVIIAIFCVASSSALFSCIDALLEKLGCAHGRFTILKTTFSVRALILASMCISISVVWGVYRNEDRWIWILQDLLGVVFCLNFIRTISLSSFKICVILLSLLLVYDVFFVFITPFFTKDGVSIMVQVALGPGASGEKTQGNIVEVPAEPQTPSETLPVVMRVPRFSAWAQNLCHMQFSVLGYGDIIVPGLLVAYCSRFDVWINSTRKVYFLSSCIAYLLGMLTTFTVMLLSGMGQPALLYLVPFTLITAATVAGCKGQMKQFWAGTSYEVLESSQEPLLPEARTDYPIEAEPC; encoded by the exons ATGCATAAAGTCGCCGTATTTGTTATCTTTTCAGTTACCCTTCTCACGTCGCAG GTAAACTGCCAAGAGGCCATCCTGCACATTTCAAATGGAGGGACACAACAGGAATTCTGCATCCTTTACAATCAGTCATGGACCCCCTTACCCGAAAGCCTTAATGCTGCT ATACCGTATTCGCTTGTGAACATGACATCCACGGTGCTGTGTGATTCCTCGGGAGTCAGTCCAGAGGTGGTAAAGGGAAAAGCCTTGGTGGTGATGAGGGGGGACTGTCCTTTCAGCCAGAAGGCTCTGGTTGCCCAGGCCCTCGGTGCTACGACATTGCTCATCGCAAGCAACACAACTCTG GTGTCTCCATCAGCTAATGGCTCAGAGTATCTAAAGGTCCAAATTCCCTTGGCCCTCATGAGATACAGGGACTTAATGGAAGCACAACGG GTTTTCGGCGATGGCATGCAGGCAAGGCTTTTTGCGCCACGCTCCTCGAAGATCGACGCCAGCATTGGCGTCATGCTGCTGATCTCCATCGCTACTGTTGCCTTAGGTGGCTACTGGAGCGGAGCCTCTGAGAG CGAGCGTTTCAGTTCGGGTGAGGGAGGAGGAAATGGAGAGAGCAAAGTAGATAGCGCAGACCTTCCCCTCTACTCCCCTCTGAAAGTGTTTATCTTGGTCGGCCTCATGTGCGGCATGCTGATCCTCATGTATTACTTCTACAATATTCTAG TTTACGTCATCATCGCCATATTCTGTGTTGCGTCTTCCTCTGCGCTCTTCAGTTGCATTGACGCACTGCTGGAGAAATTGGGCTGCGCCCACGGGAG ATTCACCATTCTGAAAACCACCTTTTCAGTGAGGGCTCTTATTTTGGCCAGCATGTGCATAAGCATCTCTGTGGTCTGGGGAGTCTACAGAAATGAAGACAG GTGGATCTGGATCTTGCAGGATCTCCTGGGTGTTGTTTTCTGCCTCAACTTCATAAGGACCATCTCATTGTCCAGTTTTAAG ATTTGCGTGATTCTCCTGAGCCTTCTGCTTGTTTACGATGTCTTCTTTGTTTTCATCACGCCATTCTTCACCAAG GATGGCGTGAGCATTATGGTGCAGGTGGCTTTGGGTCCGGGCGCATCAGGAGAGAAG ACACAAGGTAACATTGTGGAGGTGCCGGCCGAGCCCCAGACTCCCTCTGAGACA CTTCCAGTTGTGATGCGTGTCCCGCGGTTCTCAGCCTGGGCTCAGAACTTATGTCATATGCAGTTCTCTGTTCTGGGTTATGGAGATATCATTGTGCCAG GTCTTTTGGTGGCTTATTGCAGCAGGTTTGACGTTTGGATCAACAGCACCAGGAAGGTCTACTTCCTCAGCTCTTGCATAG CCTATCTTCTGGGGATGTTAACAACATTCACCGTGATGCTGCTGTCAGGGATGGGCCAGCCGGCCCTGCTCTACCTTGTGCCCTTCACCCTGATAACCGCTGCAACGGTGGCGGGCTGCAAAGGACAAATGAAGCAATTCTGGGCCGGGACGTCCTATGAG GTGTTGGAATCCTCACAGGAACCTTTGTTGCCAG AGGCAAGAACTGACTACCCCATAGAAGCAGAACCATGCTGA
- the wdr93 gene encoding WD repeat-containing protein 93, with protein MSEEKSSTESETTAASSARKFIKKPATIHLTNAAQLPENTNCLACSDDSAYLSLGHSGGFSVWSARTLSREAEWLQERVEMTSIHMSCASENAYLLGTIDDMGVARVFLYNLEGIYSFSVINMLDDINKRSVCLNFELSKGGEYGSIIMRCNNEIWLEIYYFPVHDWLKELKDPKISANMKWSPAVRVNRLNPSTANATEVPNILSYFLVLDETNEPPRHCTTHFLLRCGHSDEKTKAKPGSPLALCFWWTGSYNLLYLMLSKTAKAKHDPEPPPLVLWPNWAEIICSAVSRCTRFIALGLSNDLLCVWDRLSGSPLSISRVSSEGALLRLHFVDYWPACSDTTPTLTPGEVHLVTLYESGAVHVISTRQGAATNIGQLLPRPKDSGDQPTVIASVPFLQGLSMVVCRNGEMFLQDVVNRATVCVLSFPAHHQLACPSNPIYSLNINQRILFIRGDQEPTSSVSSLDDPNQSQSHSLLMLRFDEHDAIKPYVVSHPEYPWQQESNVLIGEDACNLYLEQRALSMDERHKAITQTWKRLRCATTT; from the exons ATGAGTGAGGAAAAAAGTTCAACTGAGTCAGAAACGACCGCTGCAAGCAGTGCAAGAAAATTCATAAAGAAACCAGCCACGATTCACCTGACAAATGCCGCACAG CTTCCAGAGAACACTAATTGCCTGGCGTGCTCAGATGACAGCGCATACCTCAGCCTGGGTCATTCCGGTGGCTTTTCGGTGTGGTCTGCGAGGACGCTTAGCCGTGAGGCAGAGTGGTTGCAGGAGAGAGTCGAGATGACTTCCATCCACATGAGCTGTGCCAGTGAAAATGCATATTTGCTGGGCACGATTGATGACATGG GTGTCGCCAGAGTCTTTTTGTATAACTTAGAAGGCATTTATTCCTTTAGTGTTATTAACATGCTG GATGATATCAACAAGAGGAGTGTTTGCTTAAATTTTGAACTATccaaaggaggtgaatatggctcTATTATAATGAGGT GCAACAATGAAATTTGGCTCGAAATCTATTATTTTCCCGTACATGACTGGCTGAAAGAGTTAAAG GATCCCAAAATCTCAGCAAACATGAAATGGTCTCCTGCTGTCCGGGTGAATCGACTCAACCCATCAACAG CAAACGCCACAGAGGTCCCCAACATCTTGTCTTACTTTTTAGTTTTGGATGAAACAAACGAGCCACCAAG ACACTGCACTACACATTTCCTTCTGCGCTGTGGGCACTCTGATGAAAAGACAAAAGCAAAGCCAG GCTCCCCACTTGCTCTCTGTTTTTGGTGGACTGGAAGTTACAATCTTCTCTACCTGATGCTATCCAAAACAGCAAAGGCCAAACACG ATCCCGAACCGCCACCGTTGGTGCTGTGGCCCAATTGGGCGGAAATCATCTGCTCCGCCGTCAGTAGGTGCACTCGTTTCATTGCACTCGGCCTCAGCAATGATTTGCTGTGTGTCTGGGACAGGCTCTCTG gcTCTCCGTTGTCTATCTCAAGAGTATCATCAGAGGGTGCTTTACTCAGGCTGCACTTTGTGGATTACTGGCCTGCGTGCTCCGATACTACCCCGACTTTAACGCCGGGTGAAGTTCACCTTGTGACGCTTTACGAGAGCGGCGCCGTTCATGTCATAAGCACGAGGCAAGGAGCGGCAACCAACATTGGGCAGCTCTTGCCAAG GCCGAAAGACAGCGGTGACCAGCCCACTGTTATTGCATCGGTACCATTCCTGCAGGGCTTG TCAATGGTGGTGTGCCGAAATGGAGAAATGTTCCTGCAAGATGTCGTCAACCGAGCCACGGTGTGCGTCTTGAGCTTTCCTGCTCACCATCAATTGGCTTGCCCCTCTAATCCCATCTATTCGCTGAATATCAATCAACGCATTCTCTTTATTCGAG GTGACCAAGAGCCCACCTCCAGCGTTTCCTCCCTAGATGATCCAAATCAGAGTCAGAGCCACAGTCTGCTCATGCTGCGTTTTGACGAGCATGACGCCATCAAGCCGTATGTTGTTTCGCATCCAGAATATCCATGGCAACAAGAAAGCAACGTATTAATCGGGGAGGATGCCTGCAACTTGTATCTTGAGCAAAG AGCTCTGTCAATGGATGAGAGGCACAAAGCTATTACGCAGACTTGGAAGCGACTGCGGTGTGCTACCACCACATAA
- the zgc:123258 gene encoding signal peptide peptidase-like 2A isoform X1 encodes MHKVAVFVIFSVTLLTSQVNCQEAILHISNGGTQQEFCILYNQSWTPLPESLNAAIPYSLVNMTSTVLCDSSGVSPEVVKGKALVVMRGDCPFSQKALVAQALGATTLLIASNTTLVSPSANGSEYLKVQIPLALMRYRDLMEAQRVFGDGMQARLFAPRSSKIDASIGVMLLISIATVALGGYWSGASESERFSSGEGGGNGESKVDSADLPLYSPLKVFILVGLMCGMLILMYYFYNILVYVIIAIFCVASSSALFSCIDALLEKLGCAHGRFTILKTTFSVRALILASMCISISVVWGVYRNEDRWIWILQDLLGVVFCLNFIRTISLSSFKICVILLSLLLVYDVFFVFITPFFTKDGVSIMVQVALGPGASGEKTQGNIVEVPAEPQTPSETLPVVMRVPRFSAWAQNLCHMQFSVLGYGDIIVPGLLVAYCSRFDVWINSTRKVYFLSSCIAYLLGMLTTFTVMLLSGMGQPALLYLVPFTLITAATVAGCKGQMKQFWAGTSYEQVLESSQEPLLPEARTDYPIEAEPC; translated from the exons ATGCATAAAGTCGCCGTATTTGTTATCTTTTCAGTTACCCTTCTCACGTCGCAG GTAAACTGCCAAGAGGCCATCCTGCACATTTCAAATGGAGGGACACAACAGGAATTCTGCATCCTTTACAATCAGTCATGGACCCCCTTACCCGAAAGCCTTAATGCTGCT ATACCGTATTCGCTTGTGAACATGACATCCACGGTGCTGTGTGATTCCTCGGGAGTCAGTCCAGAGGTGGTAAAGGGAAAAGCCTTGGTGGTGATGAGGGGGGACTGTCCTTTCAGCCAGAAGGCTCTGGTTGCCCAGGCCCTCGGTGCTACGACATTGCTCATCGCAAGCAACACAACTCTG GTGTCTCCATCAGCTAATGGCTCAGAGTATCTAAAGGTCCAAATTCCCTTGGCCCTCATGAGATACAGGGACTTAATGGAAGCACAACGG GTTTTCGGCGATGGCATGCAGGCAAGGCTTTTTGCGCCACGCTCCTCGAAGATCGACGCCAGCATTGGCGTCATGCTGCTGATCTCCATCGCTACTGTTGCCTTAGGTGGCTACTGGAGCGGAGCCTCTGAGAG CGAGCGTTTCAGTTCGGGTGAGGGAGGAGGAAATGGAGAGAGCAAAGTAGATAGCGCAGACCTTCCCCTCTACTCCCCTCTGAAAGTGTTTATCTTGGTCGGCCTCATGTGCGGCATGCTGATCCTCATGTATTACTTCTACAATATTCTAG TTTACGTCATCATCGCCATATTCTGTGTTGCGTCTTCCTCTGCGCTCTTCAGTTGCATTGACGCACTGCTGGAGAAATTGGGCTGCGCCCACGGGAG ATTCACCATTCTGAAAACCACCTTTTCAGTGAGGGCTCTTATTTTGGCCAGCATGTGCATAAGCATCTCTGTGGTCTGGGGAGTCTACAGAAATGAAGACAG GTGGATCTGGATCTTGCAGGATCTCCTGGGTGTTGTTTTCTGCCTCAACTTCATAAGGACCATCTCATTGTCCAGTTTTAAG ATTTGCGTGATTCTCCTGAGCCTTCTGCTTGTTTACGATGTCTTCTTTGTTTTCATCACGCCATTCTTCACCAAG GATGGCGTGAGCATTATGGTGCAGGTGGCTTTGGGTCCGGGCGCATCAGGAGAGAAG ACACAAGGTAACATTGTGGAGGTGCCGGCCGAGCCCCAGACTCCCTCTGAGACA CTTCCAGTTGTGATGCGTGTCCCGCGGTTCTCAGCCTGGGCTCAGAACTTATGTCATATGCAGTTCTCTGTTCTGGGTTATGGAGATATCATTGTGCCAG GTCTTTTGGTGGCTTATTGCAGCAGGTTTGACGTTTGGATCAACAGCACCAGGAAGGTCTACTTCCTCAGCTCTTGCATAG CCTATCTTCTGGGGATGTTAACAACATTCACCGTGATGCTGCTGTCAGGGATGGGCCAGCCGGCCCTGCTCTACCTTGTGCCCTTCACCCTGATAACCGCTGCAACGGTGGCGGGCTGCAAAGGACAAATGAAGCAATTCTGGGCCGGGACGTCCTATGAG CAGGTGTTGGAATCCTCACAGGAACCTTTGTTGCCAG AGGCAAGAACTGACTACCCCATAGAAGCAGAACCATGCTGA
- the zgc:123258 gene encoding signal peptide peptidase-like 2A isoform X3, with protein MHKVAVFVIFSVTLLTSQVNCQEAILHISNGGTQQEFCILYNQSWTPLPESLNAAIPYSLVNMTSTVLCDSSGVSPEVVKGKALVVMRGDCPFSQKALVAQALGATTLLIASNTTLVSPSANGSEYLKVQIPLALMRYRDLMEAQRVFGDGMQARLFAPRSSKIDASIGVMLLISIATVALGGYWSGASESERFSSGEGGGNGESKVDSADLPLYSPLKVFILVGLMCGMLILMYYFYNILVYVIIAIFCVASSSALFSCIDALLEKLGCAHGRFTILKTTFSVRALILASMCISISVVWGVYRNEDRWIWILQDLLGVVFCLNFIRTISLSSFKICVILLSLLLVYDVFFVFITPFFTKDGVSIMVQVALGPGASGEKLPVVMRVPRFSAWAQNLCHMQFSVLGYGDIIVPGLLVAYCSRFDVWINSTRKVYFLSSCIAYLLGMLTTFTVMLLSGMGQPALLYLVPFTLITAATVAGCKGQMKQFWAGTSYEQVLESSQEPLLPEARTDYPIEAEPC; from the exons ATGCATAAAGTCGCCGTATTTGTTATCTTTTCAGTTACCCTTCTCACGTCGCAG GTAAACTGCCAAGAGGCCATCCTGCACATTTCAAATGGAGGGACACAACAGGAATTCTGCATCCTTTACAATCAGTCATGGACCCCCTTACCCGAAAGCCTTAATGCTGCT ATACCGTATTCGCTTGTGAACATGACATCCACGGTGCTGTGTGATTCCTCGGGAGTCAGTCCAGAGGTGGTAAAGGGAAAAGCCTTGGTGGTGATGAGGGGGGACTGTCCTTTCAGCCAGAAGGCTCTGGTTGCCCAGGCCCTCGGTGCTACGACATTGCTCATCGCAAGCAACACAACTCTG GTGTCTCCATCAGCTAATGGCTCAGAGTATCTAAAGGTCCAAATTCCCTTGGCCCTCATGAGATACAGGGACTTAATGGAAGCACAACGG GTTTTCGGCGATGGCATGCAGGCAAGGCTTTTTGCGCCACGCTCCTCGAAGATCGACGCCAGCATTGGCGTCATGCTGCTGATCTCCATCGCTACTGTTGCCTTAGGTGGCTACTGGAGCGGAGCCTCTGAGAG CGAGCGTTTCAGTTCGGGTGAGGGAGGAGGAAATGGAGAGAGCAAAGTAGATAGCGCAGACCTTCCCCTCTACTCCCCTCTGAAAGTGTTTATCTTGGTCGGCCTCATGTGCGGCATGCTGATCCTCATGTATTACTTCTACAATATTCTAG TTTACGTCATCATCGCCATATTCTGTGTTGCGTCTTCCTCTGCGCTCTTCAGTTGCATTGACGCACTGCTGGAGAAATTGGGCTGCGCCCACGGGAG ATTCACCATTCTGAAAACCACCTTTTCAGTGAGGGCTCTTATTTTGGCCAGCATGTGCATAAGCATCTCTGTGGTCTGGGGAGTCTACAGAAATGAAGACAG GTGGATCTGGATCTTGCAGGATCTCCTGGGTGTTGTTTTCTGCCTCAACTTCATAAGGACCATCTCATTGTCCAGTTTTAAG ATTTGCGTGATTCTCCTGAGCCTTCTGCTTGTTTACGATGTCTTCTTTGTTTTCATCACGCCATTCTTCACCAAG GATGGCGTGAGCATTATGGTGCAGGTGGCTTTGGGTCCGGGCGCATCAGGAGAGAAG CTTCCAGTTGTGATGCGTGTCCCGCGGTTCTCAGCCTGGGCTCAGAACTTATGTCATATGCAGTTCTCTGTTCTGGGTTATGGAGATATCATTGTGCCAG GTCTTTTGGTGGCTTATTGCAGCAGGTTTGACGTTTGGATCAACAGCACCAGGAAGGTCTACTTCCTCAGCTCTTGCATAG CCTATCTTCTGGGGATGTTAACAACATTCACCGTGATGCTGCTGTCAGGGATGGGCCAGCCGGCCCTGCTCTACCTTGTGCCCTTCACCCTGATAACCGCTGCAACGGTGGCGGGCTGCAAAGGACAAATGAAGCAATTCTGGGCCGGGACGTCCTATGAG CAGGTGTTGGAATCCTCACAGGAACCTTTGTTGCCAG AGGCAAGAACTGACTACCCCATAGAAGCAGAACCATGCTGA
- the LOC125967527 gene encoding putative gonadotropin-releasing hormone II receptor, which translates to MEAHFCTAKCVLLQKMSASMYQVSTELQPANVTCNVSSPCLELPTFSTAAKVRVIVTFILCGVSAFCNLAVLRVAYVDGKRKSHVRVLIVNLTLADLLVTFVVMPVDAAWNITVQWLAGDFACRLLMFLKLLAMYSGAFVTVVISLDRQSAILNPLAINEARKRNKFMLVVAWTMSVLLSIPQLFLFHNVTIKYPEDFTQCTTRGSFGSHWHETAYNMFTFFCLFLLPLAIMITCYTRIFAEISKRLKRDSAFSTEVQLRCSKNNIPRARMRTLKMSVVIVSSFIICWTPYYMLGLWYWFFPDDLEGKVSHSLTHLLFIFGLVNACLDPLIYGLFTIRFRKGPLRRSHCSSRAATDTNTVITGSFPSSPNVVMLKQEASSGSQETSPMCDSGTPETDNRFLKTSNIVHKDLESII; encoded by the exons ATGGAAGCACATTTCTGCACAGCGA AATGCGTCCTCCTCCAGAAAATGAGTGCTAGTATGTATCAAGTATCTACCGAGCTCCAGCCCGCTAACGTCACCTGCAACGTGTCGTCGCCATGCCTGGAGCTGCCCACCTTCAGCACTGCCGCCAAAGTCCGGGTGATCGTCACCTTCATCTTGTGCGGCGTGTCGGCCTTCTGCAACCTCGCTGTGCTGCGTGTCGCCTACGTGGACGGAAAGCGCAAATCCCACGTCCGGGTTCTGATAGTCAACCTGACGCTAGCCGACCTCCTGGTGACGTTCGTGGTGATGCCCGTGGATGCGGCGTGGAATATCACGGTGCAGTGGCTGGCGGGCGATTTTGCTTGCAGGCTCCTGATGTTCCTCAAGCTCCTGGCTATGTACTCGGGCGCTTTTGTCACCGTGGTGATCAGCCTGGACCGCCAGTCGGCTATTCTCAACCCGCTGGCCATCAACGAGGCCCGGAAGAGGAATAAGTTCATGCTGGTGGTTGCGTGGACCATGAGCGTTTTGCTCTCCATCCCTCAG CTGTTCCTGTTCCACAACGTGACCATCAAGTACCCCGAGGACTTCACGCAGTGCACCACACGAGGAAGTTTTGGGAGCCATTGGCACGAGACGGCGTACAACATGTTCACTTTCTTCTGCCTCTTCTTGCTGCCCCTGGCTATCATGATCACGTGTTACACCAGGATCTTCGCTGAGATCTCCAAGCGCCTGAAAAGGGACagcg CTTTCTCCACTGAGGTCCAATTGCGCTGCTCCAAGAACAACATCCCCAGAGCTCGCATGAGGACTCTAAAGATGAGCGTGGTGATCGTGTCTTCCTTCATCATCTGCTGGACTCCCTATTACATGCTCGGCCTGTGGTACTGGTTCTTCCCTGATGACCTGGAAGGGAAGGTCTCCCACTCGCTCACCCACCTCCTGTTCATCTTCGGGCTCGTCAACGCCTGCCTGGACCCGCTCATCTACGGCCTGTTTACCATTCGCTTCCGCAAGGGTCCTCTCCGCAGGTCCCACTGCAGTTCACGAGCGGCCACGGACACCAATACGGTTATAACCGGATCTTTTCCCAGCTCCCCAAATGTTGTTATGCTGAAACAAGAGGCGAGTTCCGGTAGCCAGGAGACCTCCCCGATGTGTGATAGCGGGACGCCGGAGACTGACAACCGCTTCCTGAAAACAAGCAACATTGTACACAAAGATCTGGAGAGCATCATATGA